A single window of Balaenoptera ricei isolate mBalRic1 chromosome 15, mBalRic1.hap2, whole genome shotgun sequence DNA harbors:
- the ZNF597 gene encoding zinc finger protein 597, which produces MASTLPTTGAQGPVLFEDLAVYFSQEECVSLHPAQRSCSRDTPQECLEDMALMGGEGKIEINQKLRLESMGLEELALEKYSIAVPLVYYPENSSEHGVGNLERKMSGRTPAFKKRFISLLVTIENHTPLIELSQCLGTRALSEILEFPGEEAKNSYKCPECDQSFSDSSYLVLHQKMHSGEKKYKCGDCGKIFNHRANLRTHQRIHTGEKPYKCAECGSSFRQHSHLSRHMNIHVKEKPYTCSICGRGFMWLPGLAQHQKTHAAKKACGKCFGQKTNLALPEKRHGSASQHPCSPSGKCFGQPSHLALPERVHEDNPEHCSDCGENLLSFSKFEPLKCPECSMTFLRISELISHQRIHRGEKPHKCKPCAESFISDSELACHQKNHTGEPYKCTVCGKSFRLKTHLIVHQQTHAQNTT; this is translated from the exons ATGGCATCCACACTCCCTACAACCGGGGCCCAG GGACCAGTGCTGTTTGAGGACCTGGCTGTATATTTTTCTCAAGAGGAGTGTGTGAGTCTGCACCCTGCCCAGAGGTCCTGCAGCAGAGACACGCCACAGGAGTGTTTGGAGGATATGGCCTTGATGG GAGGAGAAGGCAAGATTGAGATTAATCAGAAGCTAAGGCTAGAATCTATGGGACTTGAAGAGCTTGCCCTAGAAAAATACTCCATTGCTGTGCCCCTTGTCTATTACCCAGAAAATTCCTCTGAGCATGGAGTTGGAAACCTTGAAAGGAAAATGTCAGGTAGAACTCCTGCTTTCAAGAAGAGGTTCATAAGCCTTTTAGTTACCATTGAAAACCACACCCCTTTGATAGAACTATCTCAGTGTTTAGGAACCAGAGCACTTTCTGAAATTCTTGAATTTCCCGGGGAAGAAGCCAAAAATTCATACAAGTGTCCTGAATGTGACCAAAGCTTCAGTGATAGTTCATACCTTGTTTTGCATCAGAAAATGCATTCAGGAGAGAAAAAGTATAAATGTGGTGACTGTgggaagattttcaatcacagaGCCAACTTGAGAACACACCAGAGAATCCACACCGGCGAGAAACCATATAAGTGTGCCGAGTGCGGCAGCAGCTTCCGCCAGCACTCACATCTGTCTCGGCACATGAATATCCATGTAAAGGAGAAACCCTACACCTGTAGCATATGTGGAAGAGGTTTCATGTGGCTCCCAGGATTGGCACAGCATCAGAAAACCCACGCTGCCAAAAAAGCCTGTGGTAAATGTTTTGGTCAGAAAACAAATCTGGCTTTGCCTGAGAAAAGGCACGGGTCAGCCAGCCAGCACCCATGCAGTCCGAGCGGGAAATGCTTTGGGCAGCCCTCGCACTTGGCCCTCCCCGAGCGGGTCCACGAGGACAACCCTGAACACTGCAGCGATTGCGGGGAAAATTTGCTTTCGTTCTCAAAATTCGAACCCTTAAAGTGTCCTGAGTGTTCGATGACCTTTCTTCGTATCTCTGAGCTTATCTCCCATCAAAGAATTCACAGAGGGGAGAAGCCCCATAAATGCAAACCCTGTGCAGAAAGTTTTATTTCGGACTCAGAGCTTGCATGCCACCAGAAGAACCACACAGGAGAACCTTATAAATGTACCGTGTGTGGGAAAAGTTTCAGGTTGAAAACACATCTCATTGTCCATCAGCAAACCCATGCGCAAAACACCACGTAA